The following are encoded in a window of Sulfitobacter sp. S190 genomic DNA:
- a CDS encoding DUF3072 domain-containing protein — MDNPKENPTGNAIKDPEDWVTGDEPMTGAQASYLKTLCEQNGEEYEDGLTKAEASERIEALQGAE; from the coding sequence ATGGACAACCCGAAAGAGAACCCGACCGGCAATGCGATCAAGGACCCGGAGGATTGGGTCACCGGAGACGAACCGATGACCGGCGCGCAGGCGAGTTATTTGAAGACCCTGTGCGAGCAGAACGGCGAGGAGTACGAGGACGGGCTGACGAAGGCAGAGGCGAGTGAGCGGATCGAGGCGTTGCAAGGGGCGGAGTAA
- a CDS encoding glycosyltransferase family protein produces the protein MRVMIVVTHLLGTGHLSRALTLARAYKKAGHRVMVVSGGMPVPVLDTGDIDIGQLPPVRSDGVDFARLLTANASRASAQYMQARSTLLVAHLVRFRPDVIITELFPFGRRILAKEFTALLEKAVVQLNRPVICASVRDILAPPSKPAKAAETETLIGDFYDAVLVHSDPTLTPLNDSWPVSDDLQRHLQYTGFVAPPPAAAQADGIGAGDVLVSAGGGDVGAYIYETALQAARLTPELRWRLLVGGSKSAQHVETLAATAPQNAIVEAARPDFRQMLLHARASVSMCGYNTALDILQAGTPAVFIPFDEGSEVEQSLRARALSRQEGRCLLARSDLTAERLAAAVRDLPQGPLSNDTLFNGAQRTVEITDWLRAQTND, from the coding sequence ATGCGCGTGATGATTGTCGTAACCCACCTGCTGGGCACTGGTCACCTGTCGCGGGCGCTGACGCTGGCGCGGGCGTACAAGAAGGCCGGCCACAGGGTGATGGTCGTATCGGGGGGTATGCCGGTCCCCGTGCTCGATACCGGCGATATCGATATTGGCCAACTGCCGCCCGTGCGTTCGGATGGGGTCGACTTCGCACGCTTGTTGACCGCAAACGCCAGCCGCGCAAGCGCCCAGTACATGCAGGCCCGCAGCACGCTGCTGGTGGCGCATCTGGTGCGGTTCCGGCCTGACGTGATCATCACCGAACTTTTCCCCTTCGGGCGGCGCATTCTGGCAAAGGAGTTTACCGCGCTGCTGGAAAAAGCGGTGGTGCAGTTAAATCGCCCCGTCATCTGTGCTTCGGTGCGCGACATCCTTGCCCCCCCGTCCAAACCCGCCAAAGCGGCAGAGACCGAAACGCTCATCGGCGATTTCTATGATGCGGTGCTTGTGCATTCGGACCCCACGCTCACCCCGCTGAACGACAGCTGGCCTGTGTCGGACGATCTGCAGCGCCATCTGCAATACACCGGTTTCGTGGCGCCTCCGCCCGCCGCGGCACAGGCCGACGGTATCGGGGCGGGCGACGTGCTGGTCAGCGCAGGGGGCGGGGATGTCGGGGCATATATTTACGAGACCGCCTTGCAGGCCGCACGGTTGACGCCTGAACTGCGCTGGCGATTGCTGGTCGGCGGCAGCAAGAGCGCGCAGCATGTCGAAACACTCGCCGCCACGGCGCCGCAGAATGCGATCGTCGAAGCCGCCCGCCCCGATTTCAGGCAAATGCTTCTGCATGCGCGCGCGTCTGTCTCGATGTGTGGCTACAACACGGCGCTGGATATCTTGCAGGCCGGCACCCCGGCGGTGTTCATCCCGTTTGACGAAGGATCCGAGGTCGAGCAGAGTTTGCGCGCGCGCGCCCTGAGCAGGCAAGAAGGGCGCTGCCTTTTGGCCCGGTCTGATCTCACCGCAGAGCGTCTTGCCGCGGCGGTACGCGATTTACCCCAAGGTCCCTTGTCCAATGACACGCTATTCAACGGGGCGCAAAGGACGGTCGAGATCACCGATTGGTTGCGGGCACAGACCAATGACTGA
- a CDS encoding class I SAM-dependent methyltransferase has product MSRLESFRRRLTAQIDGLNWAARQIDGLNGDVLELGLGNGRTYDHLRQELPERRIRVIDRVMNAHPASTPPASDFLLGEAEDMLGRLAGEGARMALAHYDFGFGVKEKDVAEGARLSPFIAALMVPGGLVVSQQPLVGFTQITGPDTIDPDRYLFYRA; this is encoded by the coding sequence ATGAGCAGACTTGAATCCTTCAGACGCCGTTTGACGGCACAGATTGACGGGCTGAACTGGGCCGCCCGCCAGATCGACGGGCTCAACGGGGATGTTCTGGAACTAGGGCTGGGCAATGGCCGGACGTATGACCATCTGCGCCAGGAGCTGCCGGAGCGTCGTATCAGGGTGATCGACCGGGTGATGAACGCCCATCCCGCGTCCACGCCGCCCGCGTCCGACTTTCTGCTGGGCGAAGCCGAGGACATGCTGGGCCGACTGGCGGGTGAAGGGGCGCGGATGGCTTTGGCGCACTATGACTTCGGTTTCGGGGTCAAGGAGAAGGACGTGGCCGAAGGCGCGCGGCTGTCACCTTTTATCGCGGCCTTGATGGTGCCGGGCGGTCTGGTGGTATCGCAACAGCCGCTGGTGGGCTTTACCCAGATCACGGGCCCGGACACAATCGATCCCGACAGATACCTGTTCTACCGCGCCTGA
- the lepA gene encoding translation elongation factor 4 — translation MTPLSHIRNFSIVAHIDHGKSTLADRLIQETNTVSAREMKDQMLDSMDIERERGITIKAQTVRINYTAQNGEDYVLNLIDTPGHVDFAYEVSRSMRAVEGSLLVVDSTQGVEAQTLANVYHAIDADHEIVPVLNKIDLPASDCDRVAEQIEDVIGIDATGAIQVSAKTGQGIVETLESIVHNLPAPKGERDAPLKAMLVDSWYDSYLGVIVLVRIMDGKLKKGDRIKMLSNGTTHHVDRIGVFRPAMTEIDELGPGEIGFLTASIKQVRDTRVGDTITTEKKGTEDALPGFKPAQPVVFCGLFPVDSAEFEDLRDAIEKLALNDASFSFEMETSAALGFGFRCGFLGLLHLEVIRDRIEREYNIELITTAPSVIYHVYMRDDTMIELHNPADMPDLTHVDHLEEPRIKATILVPDEYLGDVLKLCQDRRGIQEDLTYAGSRAMVVYDLPLNEVVFDFYDRLKSVTKGYASFDYQMIGYRTDALVKMSILVNDEPVDALSTMVHRDRAEQRGRAMVEKLKDLIPRHMFKIPIQAAIGGKVIARETLSAMRKDVTAKCYGGDATRKRKLLDKQKAGKKKMRQFGKVDIPQEAFISALKMDS, via the coding sequence ATGACACCGCTTTCACACATCCGGAACTTCTCGATCGTGGCGCACATCGACCACGGGAAATCCACGCTGGCCGATCGCCTGATTCAGGAAACGAACACCGTCTCCGCGCGCGAGATGAAGGACCAGATGCTCGACAGCATGGACATCGAACGCGAACGCGGGATCACCATCAAGGCGCAGACCGTCCGCATCAACTATACCGCCCAAAATGGCGAGGATTATGTCCTCAACCTGATCGACACCCCCGGTCACGTTGACTTCGCCTACGAGGTCTCCCGCTCCATGCGCGCGGTCGAAGGCTCGCTGCTGGTCGTCGACAGCACCCAGGGCGTCGAGGCGCAGACGCTCGCCAACGTCTACCACGCCATTGACGCCGACCACGAAATCGTGCCTGTCCTGAACAAGATCGACCTGCCCGCGTCCGACTGCGACCGCGTCGCGGAACAGATCGAGGACGTGATCGGCATCGACGCCACCGGCGCCATTCAGGTCTCTGCCAAGACGGGGCAGGGCATCGTCGAAACGCTCGAATCCATCGTCCACAACCTGCCCGCCCCCAAGGGCGAGCGCGACGCCCCGCTCAAGGCGATGCTGGTGGACAGCTGGTACGACAGCTACCTCGGCGTGATCGTTCTGGTGCGCATCATGGACGGCAAGCTGAAAAAGGGCGACCGGATCAAGATGCTCTCGAACGGGACCACCCACCACGTGGACCGCATCGGTGTCTTCCGCCCCGCCATGACCGAAATCGACGAACTGGGGCCGGGTGAAATCGGCTTCCTGACCGCCTCCATCAAGCAGGTGCGCGACACCCGCGTGGGCGACACGATCACGACCGAGAAAAAAGGCACCGAAGACGCGCTGCCGGGCTTCAAACCGGCCCAGCCCGTGGTGTTCTGCGGGCTCTTCCCCGTGGATTCCGCCGAGTTCGAAGACCTGCGCGACGCCATCGAGAAACTCGCACTCAACGATGCCTCCTTCAGCTTCGAGATGGAAACATCCGCCGCGCTGGGCTTCGGCTTCCGCTGCGGGTTCCTGGGGCTTTTGCACCTCGAGGTCATCCGCGACCGGATTGAACGCGAATACAACATCGAGCTTATCACCACCGCGCCCTCGGTGATCTACCACGTCTACATGCGCGACGACACGATGATCGAGCTGCACAACCCCGCCGACATGCCCGACCTGACCCATGTCGACCACCTCGAAGAGCCGCGGATCAAGGCGACGATCCTCGTGCCCGACGAATACCTCGGCGATGTGCTCAAACTCTGCCAGGACCGCCGCGGCATACAGGAAGACCTGACCTACGCAGGCTCCCGCGCCATGGTGGTCTACGATCTGCCGCTCAACGAGGTGGTCTTCGACTTCTACGACCGGCTCAAATCGGTGACCAAGGGCTACGCCTCCTTCGACTACCAGATGATCGGCTACCGCACCGACGCGCTGGTCAAGATGAGCATCCTCGTCAACGACGAACCCGTCGACGCGCTCTCCACGATGGTGCACCGCGACCGCGCCGAACAACGCGGCCGCGCGATGGTGGAAAAGCTCAAGGACCTCATCCCCCGCCACATGTTCAAAATCCCGATCCAGGCGGCCATCGGCGGCAAGGTCATCGCCCGCGAAACCCTCTCCGCCATGCGCAAGGACGTGACCGCCAAATGCTACGGCGGCGACGCGACGCGCAAACGCAAGCTGCTGGACAAGCAGAAGGCCGGCAAGAAGAAGATGCGGCAGTTCGGGAAAGTGGATATTCCACAGGAAGCTTTCATCAGCGCCCTGAAAATGGACAGCTAA
- a CDS encoding polysaccharide deacetylase family protein yields the protein MTDWSPVSRELAALRADGVPLAIWWRDDDAVSATPALDRLDALSAQLDLPVHIAVIPAHADRTLVDRVGDGARLRPLVHGWAHENHAPEGAKKAEFGHPRHDAADDSRRALHRLSGLFGATLHRLFVPPWNRVTPTLFPDLATQGYLGISTFMPRETVFAAPGLQIINTHLDPIFWRGTRGLLPEDALVQTLAGLLADRRTGATDATEPFGLLTHHLVHDADIWRFTQTCLSHLLDGGATPADLSPFKDTPHEQT from the coding sequence ATGACTGACTGGTCGCCCGTCTCCCGCGAACTGGCGGCACTGCGCGCCGATGGCGTGCCGCTTGCGATATGGTGGCGTGACGACGATGCCGTTTCTGCGACGCCCGCGCTTGATCGTCTCGACGCCTTGTCCGCGCAGCTTGACCTGCCGGTGCATATTGCGGTGATCCCTGCACATGCAGACCGCACGCTGGTGGACCGTGTCGGCGATGGCGCGCGCCTGCGCCCGCTTGTCCACGGCTGGGCCCACGAAAACCATGCGCCCGAAGGGGCCAAGAAGGCCGAGTTCGGACACCCGCGGCATGACGCTGCCGACGACTCCCGCCGTGCCCTGCATCGGTTGAGCGGCCTTTTCGGCGCGACGCTGCACCGGCTTTTTGTGCCGCCATGGAACCGCGTGACCCCCACGCTTTTTCCCGATCTCGCGACGCAGGGATACCTTGGCATCTCCACCTTTATGCCACGCGAGACCGTCTTTGCCGCGCCGGGGTTGCAGATCATCAATACCCATCTCGATCCGATCTTCTGGCGCGGCACCCGTGGTCTTTTGCCCGAAGACGCGCTGGTCCAGACGTTGGCCGGTCTGTTGGCAGACAGGCGCACCGGCGCGACAGACGCGACCGAGCCGTTTGGGCTTTTGACCCATCATCTGGTGCATGACGCCGACATCTGGCGCTTTACGCAGACCTGCCTTTCCCATCTGCTCGACGGGGGCGCCACGCCTGCCGATCTGAGCCCTTTCAAGGATACCCCGCATGAGCAGACTTGA
- a CDS encoding porin produces MALTVRKLTYALPFAVLVPATAHAQDASPWDFYGQLNLGIINVDDGSDTETSFTDNDNSNSRFGLIFSQDLANGGQFRFHFETAVGFTGSSSITREDNDFDANYRRTELRKFEIIYDTPNIGRFSFGQGSIATDSVAEADLSGTSVIAYSSLQDQAGSQIFRGPDGSDSGVTVGNAFSAFDGGRRFRLRYDTPEYNGFVFSVSGGEEVLASGNDDEFYDAAITYNRDYGDYKVLGRVGYSIRDSDEELLLGSTAVLHEPTGLSLHVAAGRQQEGEANYVYVKGGYQRDWFAVGRTFLSVDYYRGDDFDTIGSESTSYGIAAVQKLDAYNVELYASYRTFEYEGGASAVDDIDVTFVGARWKF; encoded by the coding sequence ATGGCTTTGACCGTCCGAAAACTCACCTATGCGCTGCCCTTTGCCGTATTGGTCCCCGCAACCGCCCACGCGCAGGACGCGTCTCCGTGGGACTTTTATGGCCAGCTGAACCTCGGCATCATCAATGTCGACGATGGCAGCGATACGGAAACCAGCTTTACCGACAACGACAACTCCAACAGCCGCTTCGGGCTGATCTTTAGCCAGGATCTGGCGAACGGAGGGCAATTCCGGTTCCACTTCGAAACCGCCGTCGGGTTCACCGGATCCAGCAGCATCACCCGCGAGGACAATGATTTCGACGCCAATTACCGCCGCACGGAATTGCGCAAGTTCGAGATCATCTATGACACGCCCAACATTGGCCGGTTCAGCTTTGGCCAGGGGTCGATTGCGACCGATAGCGTGGCCGAAGCCGATCTGTCGGGCACCAGCGTGATCGCCTATTCCAGCCTGCAGGATCAGGCGGGCAGCCAGATTTTCCGTGGCCCGGACGGCAGCGATTCAGGGGTGACGGTCGGCAACGCGTTTTCCGCCTTTGACGGGGGCCGCCGGTTCCGGCTGCGGTATGACACGCCCGAATACAACGGTTTCGTGTTCTCGGTGTCGGGCGGCGAAGAAGTGCTGGCCAGCGGCAATGACGATGAATTCTACGACGCGGCGATCACCTACAACCGTGATTACGGCGACTACAAGGTGTTGGGGCGCGTGGGCTATTCCATCCGCGACAGCGACGAGGAGCTGCTGCTGGGCTCTACCGCGGTTCTGCATGAACCGACGGGCCTGAGCCTGCATGTGGCGGCCGGCCGTCAACAGGAAGGCGAGGCGAATTACGTATATGTCAAAGGTGGCTACCAACGCGACTGGTTCGCGGTGGGCCGCACGTTTCTGTCGGTCGATTACTATCGCGGCGATGATTTCGACACCATCGGATCGGAAAGCACGTCTTACGGGATCGCCGCGGTCCAGAAGCTCGACGCCTATAATGTTGAGCTCTATGCCAGCTACCGCACTTTCGAATACGAAGGCGGCGCATCGGCGGTCGATGATATCGACGTGACCTTTGTCGGGGCGCGCTGGAAGTTCTGA
- a CDS encoding UPF0262 family protein, with product MSTITHIVLDDANLPPPTPEIEQERKVAMFDLLEDNSFVLPVRDARPVPPGPYHLGLSIRDKRLVFDVSTEDAEKAAEFHLSLGPFRQVVKDYFQICESYFDAVKKLPPAQIETIDMARRGIHMEGSRVLQERLEGKAEIDIDTARRLFTLICVLHFGG from the coding sequence CCATTACCCATATCGTCCTTGACGACGCGAACCTGCCGCCGCCCACGCCCGAGATCGAGCAAGAGCGCAAAGTGGCCATGTTCGACCTGCTCGAAGACAATTCTTTCGTGCTGCCGGTGCGCGATGCGCGGCCTGTCCCGCCGGGGCCCTATCATCTGGGCCTGTCGATCCGTGACAAGCGGCTGGTCTTTGACGTGAGCACGGAAGACGCCGAAAAAGCGGCCGAATTCCACCTGTCGCTCGGGCCGTTCCGGCAAGTGGTCAAGGATTACTTCCAGATCTGCGAAAGCTACTTCGACGCGGTGAAAAAACTGCCCCCCGCCCAGATCGAAACTATCGACATGGCGCGGCGCGGGATCCACATGGAGGGCAGCCGCGTGCTTCAGGAACGGCTGGAGGGCAAGGCCGAGATCGACATCGACACCGCGCGCCGCCTCTTTACCCTGATCTGCGTGCTGCACTTCGGGGGCTGA
- a CDS encoding histidine phosphatase family protein, which translates to MIRLGLLRHGHTPWNRAGRIQGRSDIALDPDAAADLAKLRLPESFADADLWSSPLLRAAQTARIVAGRTAQTDPALIEMNWGTWEGLHGRDLRADPASGFRDIEQWGWDYTPPDGESPAALRARLVPWANGLTRDTLAVCHIGVMRVLLAHATGWNFDGPAPFAVKRNRIYIIELDGADWHMRPEPVRLEEAC; encoded by the coding sequence ATGATCCGGCTGGGGCTTTTGCGGCACGGGCATACGCCGTGGAACCGCGCGGGGCGCATACAGGGGCGCAGCGACATCGCGCTCGACCCGGACGCGGCGGCCGATCTTGCCAAACTGCGCCTGCCTGAGAGTTTTGCGGACGCCGATCTGTGGTCGAGCCCACTTTTGCGCGCGGCGCAAACCGCCCGCATCGTGGCCGGGCGCACCGCGCAGACTGACCCTGCGTTGATCGAAATGAATTGGGGCACTTGGGAAGGCCTGCACGGGCGTGACCTGCGCGCCGATCCGGCCAGCGGCTTTCGCGACATCGAACAGTGGGGGTGGGACTATACCCCGCCCGACGGCGAAAGCCCCGCTGCCCTGCGCGCACGGCTTGTCCCTTGGGCAAACGGATTGACGCGCGATACGCTGGCGGTATGCCATATCGGGGTGATGCGGGTGTTGCTGGCGCACGCGACAGGCTGGAATTTCGACGGGCCAGCCCCTTTCGCGGTCAAGCGCAACCGCATTTACATCATTGAACTCGACGGTGCGGATTGGCACATGCGGCCGGAGCCCGTTCGATTGGAAGAAGCCTGCTGA
- a CDS encoding RelA/SpoT domain-containing protein: MVNFARPKYTNSRIRSAGKRIVKDCATSEDNRVLENFRASHAYILNTFQANIRNHSKGIATSVGQRLKRRNTILDKLVREPNMPLSSMHDIAGCRMVFNNVEDLHAVRSSMHSARWKHHLNHDPQKFDYIQKPKSTGYRGIHDVYQYSVNSVGGKPWNGLKLEIQYRTLPQHAWATAVEVADLITSNRIKFDDAQSHYLRYFQLSSEIIARTVEGQKSCCSELSDKKLITEFRTADRRLGLLQTFDNLRGTSDRGINFKKNTILIFRFDLSEEEDALQLRAYENVNKAIEAYDDLEREFGEDADIVLVRGESEANIRDAFRNYFSDARAFVDFIREGLMKLS, translated from the coding sequence ATGGTTAATTTTGCCCGTCCTAAATACACGAACAGCAGAATACGGTCAGCCGGAAAAAGGATCGTGAAGGATTGTGCGACATCCGAAGATAATCGGGTTCTCGAAAACTTTCGTGCTTCACATGCTTACATTTTGAATACTTTCCAAGCGAATATTCGAAATCATTCGAAAGGAATCGCTACATCGGTTGGTCAGAGGTTGAAACGCAGAAATACGATTCTTGATAAACTGGTGCGTGAACCCAACATGCCGCTTTCCTCGATGCACGATATTGCAGGCTGCAGAATGGTCTTTAACAACGTAGAGGATCTGCACGCTGTGAGAAGTTCAATGCACAGTGCTCGCTGGAAACATCATCTGAATCATGACCCGCAGAAATTTGACTATATACAAAAGCCGAAATCGACAGGCTATCGCGGCATACACGACGTTTATCAATACTCAGTTAATTCAGTCGGGGGCAAACCCTGGAATGGGCTAAAACTTGAAATCCAATATCGAACTCTGCCGCAACATGCTTGGGCTACTGCCGTCGAAGTTGCGGATCTGATAACCTCTAACCGAATCAAATTTGATGACGCTCAGTCGCATTACTTGCGTTACTTCCAGCTCTCAAGTGAGATCATAGCTCGAACGGTAGAGGGCCAGAAATCCTGCTGCTCGGAACTTTCTGACAAAAAGTTGATAACTGAGTTTCGCACGGCTGATCGACGCCTAGGTTTACTTCAGACATTCGATAATCTGCGTGGCACTTCCGATCGTGGCATCAACTTCAAAAAGAATACTATCTTGATTTTTCGCTTTGACTTGAGCGAGGAGGAAGATGCGCTTCAGCTAAGGGCGTATGAAAATGTGAACAAGGCAATTGAGGCTTACGATGATCTCGAAAGAGAGTTTGGTGAAGACGCAGATATCGTACTTGTGAGGGGCGAAAGTGAGGCGAATATCCGTGATGCCTTTAGGAACTACTTTTCCGACGCTAGGGCGTTTGTCGATTTCATAAGGGAAGGTTTGATGAAACTTTCCTAG
- a CDS encoding 3-keto-5-aminohexanoate cleavage protein, producing the protein MTPCILCVAITGSVPTKSANPAVPISVSEQIESTQAAFEAGASICHAHVRNDDETPSSDPEKFAALKEGVERHCPDMIVQFSTGGRSGAGHERGGMLSLRPDMASLSVGSNNFPTRVYENPPDLVDWLAAEMVKYDVKPEIEAFDLSHIHKAAEMNRDGRIPGRLYVQFVMGVKNAMPADRETFDFYIKTLERLSPDALWCAAGIGPNQIHLNEWAIAAGGHTRAGLEDNVRLDRETLAPSNAALIARAADLCAKYDRPVATPAQARQMLGLRPAQAR; encoded by the coding sequence ATGACCCCTTGCATTCTTTGCGTTGCCATCACCGGATCGGTGCCCACCAAATCCGCCAATCCGGCCGTCCCGATCAGCGTGTCCGAGCAGATCGAAAGCACCCAAGCCGCCTTCGAGGCGGGGGCCTCCATCTGCCATGCCCACGTGCGCAACGATGATGAAACCCCGTCCTCCGACCCCGAGAAATTTGCCGCCCTCAAGGAAGGGGTCGAACGCCACTGCCCTGATATGATTGTACAATTTTCGACCGGCGGGCGGTCCGGCGCGGGCCACGAGCGCGGAGGAATGTTGTCCCTGCGCCCCGATATGGCGAGCCTGTCTGTCGGCTCCAACAACTTCCCCACCCGCGTGTATGAAAATCCGCCCGACCTTGTCGATTGGCTGGCCGCCGAGATGGTGAAATACGACGTGAAGCCCGAGATCGAGGCCTTCGATCTCAGCCATATCCACAAAGCCGCCGAAATGAACCGGGACGGCCGGATACCGGGCCGCCTCTACGTCCAGTTCGTCATGGGTGTGAAGAACGCAATGCCCGCGGATCGCGAAACATTTGATTTTTATATCAAGACGTTAGAGAGGCTGTCTCCGGATGCGCTCTGGTGTGCCGCGGGCATCGGACCCAACCAGATCCACCTCAATGAATGGGCCATCGCCGCCGGTGGGCACACCCGCGCGGGCCTCGAAGACAACGTCCGGCTCGACCGCGAAACCCTCGCCCCCTCGAACGCCGCGCTGATCGCCCGCGCCGCCGATTTATGTGCCAAATACGACCGTCCCGTCGCGACCCCCGCGCAGGCACGTCAGATGCTCGGTCTGCGCCCCGCTCAGGCGCGGTAG
- a CDS encoding low molecular weight phosphatase family protein → MEKDLPQSVLFCCDHNAVRSPMAEGIMKKFYGTETYVQSVGVKNDLEIDGFSIAVCQEMDVELSRHRSRSFDEMEQWGDDLSSFDLVIALSPASQRRALELTRFFHLDVEYWPILDPTGIGEGRDAKLTQFRAARDQIIKRLTDRFGEPTQPQI, encoded by the coding sequence TTGGAAAAGGATCTGCCTCAATCGGTGCTCTTTTGTTGCGATCACAACGCCGTCCGGTCCCCCATGGCCGAAGGCATCATGAAGAAATTCTACGGCACCGAAACCTATGTGCAGTCGGTGGGGGTCAAGAACGATCTCGAAATCGACGGCTTCTCGATCGCGGTGTGTCAGGAAATGGATGTCGAACTGTCGCGGCACCGCTCGCGCAGCTTTGATGAAATGGAACAGTGGGGCGATGATTTGTCGTCATTCGATCTGGTGATCGCCCTGTCCCCGGCCAGCCAACGCAGGGCGCTTGAGCTGACGCGGTTCTTTCATCTGGATGTCGAATACTGGCCCATCCTCGACCCGACCGGCATCGGCGAAGGGCGCGACGCCAAGCTGACGCAATTCCGCGCCGCCCGCGATCAGATCATCAAACGTCTGACCGACCGGTTCGGCGAACCGACCCAGCCGCAAATCTGA